The following proteins come from a genomic window of Fibrobacter sp. UWR4:
- a CDS encoding polysaccharide biosynthesis/export family protein, whose protein sequence is MQRLIAVLLLLCAGVSAAESSFGSLSSVKASGPSSRSSIALTPASAEVAVDSSYLLGPGDFLDVMLETSYLTVQVAPDGTVAIEECGVVNVGGKTLAEAKELIIDLAAKRYKREYCYVQLAALKKFKVNAMGAVGQIGQHLVDPQTRLSYFIRQMGGTVTRANTEDVQVIRGKDTLHINYSAMSIDGNFDDDIMLEQGDKIYVPYVGLGDNVAMIFPGYKTSVAYKEGRTLQEYFELAGGARLHSFGYKAACVREPGKAPRWISVTEMGNTVVTPNTEVEFSVQEMLVYVGGAVNFLGRYPYDPSWRVLDYVAAAGLNTISGSWSQIRIWRGTEPEAISVNVATDQVMPGDYIEIPKSHYESFKDFTLFLASLLTVLSSAFIIYVNYK, encoded by the coding sequence ATGCAACGTTTGATCGCTGTTCTTCTTTTGTTGTGTGCGGGCGTATCTGCTGCCGAGTCATCCTTCGGTAGCCTTTCTTCCGTGAAGGCTTCCGGACCTTCATCTCGCAGCAGTATTGCCCTGACTCCCGCCTCTGCGGAAGTGGCTGTGGATTCCAGTTATTTGCTAGGTCCTGGTGATTTCCTGGATGTGATGCTTGAGACCAGTTACCTTACTGTCCAGGTGGCTCCCGACGGAACGGTGGCCATCGAGGAATGTGGGGTGGTGAATGTAGGTGGCAAGACTCTTGCGGAAGCCAAGGAGCTGATTATTGACTTGGCCGCCAAGCGTTACAAGCGCGAGTATTGCTATGTACAGCTTGCTGCCCTTAAGAAGTTCAAGGTGAATGCCATGGGTGCCGTGGGTCAGATTGGCCAGCATCTGGTGGATCCCCAGACTCGTCTCAGCTATTTTATCCGCCAGATGGGCGGTACCGTTACCCGCGCCAACACGGAAGACGTGCAGGTGATCCGCGGTAAGGACACTCTCCATATCAACTATAGCGCCATGTCCATCGACGGGAACTTCGATGATGATATCATGCTGGAGCAGGGCGACAAGATTTATGTTCCCTACGTAGGTCTTGGGGACAACGTGGCAATGATTTTCCCGGGCTACAAGACTAGCGTGGCCTACAAGGAAGGAAGGACCCTTCAGGAATATTTTGAATTGGCTGGCGGAGCCAGACTTCATAGTTTCGGCTATAAGGCTGCCTGCGTTCGTGAACCGGGCAAGGCCCCTCGCTGGATTTCCGTCACCGAAATGGGCAACACTGTAGTGACCCCAAATACCGAAGTGGAATTCTCCGTGCAGGAAATGCTGGTGTATGTGGGCGGCGCCGTGAACTTCCTGGGCCGTTACCCTTACGATCCTTCCTGGAGGGTGCTTGACTACGTGGCTGCCGCTGGGCTGAATACCATTTCGGGCTCCTGGAGCCAGATTCGGATCTGGCGTGGTACCGAGCCGGAAGCTATTTCCGTGAATGTGGCTACGGACCAGGTGATGCCTGGTGACTACATCGAAATTCCAAAGAGCCATTACGAGTCTTTCAAGGACTTCACCTTGTTCCTTGCATCACTCCTGACAGTGCTCTCCTCTGCCTTCATCATTTACGTTAACTACAAGTAG